One Lutzomyia longipalpis isolate SR_M1_2022 chromosome 4, ASM2433408v1 DNA segment encodes these proteins:
- the LOC129794784 gene encoding bcl-2-related ovarian killer protein-like, producing the protein MSGKAPLESSLTTNNVSTPPPQKRKFSFPVTMHSSNLLAVDPAAGAASSARRRLSNVSDVVTRKLSNTIGWKAPAIPAHDIISQGRCLCYQYVRSRLKRAGMFTRKLGLQRVRSILGTSSIDVIREVFPALSYVGEELERMHPRVYTGVARQISRNPGGDLPSEETVPCLMSAVARDLFRADITWGKVISLFAIAGGLAVDCVRQGHSDYLPRLVEGVTEVIEDELVPWINDNGGWMGLSYHVNPSGTTEVGILEWIAIGLGCILGICVFIFIIKFLLHFLYPESQ; encoded by the exons ATGTCCGGAAAAGCCCCCCTGGAGTCTTCCCTTACGACAAATAACGTCTCAACACCACCGCcacagaagagaaaattcagtttTCCCGTCACGATGCACTCCTCAAACCTCCTGGCTGTTGATCCTGCAGCCGGAGCTGCTTCCTCAGCACGTCGACGCCTCAGCAATGTAAGCGACGTCGTTACGCGGAAGTTATCGAATACAATTGGCTGGAAAGCACCTGCAATCCCTGCCCACGATATCATTTCTCAG gGAAGATGCCTCTGCTATCAGTACGTTAGGAGTCGTTTGAAGCGTGCTGGGATGTTCACACGAAAGCTTGGCCTACAGCGGGTTAGAAGCATTCTGGGAACGTCATCAATTGACGTGATTAGAGAAGTTTTTCCTGCCCTGAGTTAT GTTGGCGAGGAATTGGAGCGCATGCACCCAAGAGTATACACCGGGGTTGCCAGGCAGATCTCCCGGAATCCAGGTGGTGACCTACCCTCCGAAGAGACTGTCCCGTGTCTCATGAGTGCCGTTGCGCGTGATCTCTTCCGCGCTGACATTACGTGGGGCAAAGTGATCTCACTTTTCGCCATAGCAGGTGGTTTGGCTGTGGACTGTGTGCGTCAGGGACATTCGGACTACCTGCCGCGGCTCGTCGAGGGTGTAACTGAAGTCATTGAGGATGAATTAGTGCCATGGATAAATGACAATGGCGGATGG ATGGGACTCAGCTATCACGTAAATCCTTCTGGAACCACCGAAGTTGGCATCTTGGAATGGATTGCAATTGGTTTGGGGTGCATCCTTGGAATTTGTGTCTTCATCTTCATTATTAAATTCCTCTTGCATTTTCTCTACCCGGAATCTCAATGA
- the LOC129794782 gene encoding uncharacterized protein LOC129794782: MIVVFVVILQIKCIFGGILFLPGSFPGFPIIQPTTSLPEIIINRDEFRDFWFPPEEWNQAENLPEIIINRDQEFRGNFLRSSTTGMSGMPGIILKELHCLPGRFFRAKINLKSSMQIPTIVGATSNCALKQNGEIVRIEIPSGSFQECGVSLCGDRDLCLRLRFPTVVGLKTASDHLVTLKCHPQQPLVIQDHVLRVLAIDNPSDARRISAVLEGGTQQPFRSQIALFRRHSDGTFTEPLAQGAEVFLGEDLMLRAQVKPQDGWNLTGMSDIFLARTSKSGEVLNSAILVTREGCVNPTMRAICPEEPSFDPPLGQKFLFKAATFPEMLPDEEIVLNVRVFGCLNRLDCVSRRCHSRTGSRAKRNLKNLQYEISRISFRVVLPEELKIHEQTDGSLDRKKLFRKSGGHLTAIFSLGVVAIFCLGCTILLGVLWRKFNQIY; the protein is encoded by the exons ATGATTGTGGTTTTTGTGgtgattttgcaaataaagTGCATTTTTGGCGGGATTTTATTTCTCCCTGGAAGTTTTCCAGGTTTTCCAATCATCCAACCTACAACATCCCTGCCAGAGATCATAATAAATCGTGATGAATTTCGGGATTTTTGGTTCCCTCCTGAAGAATGGAATCAGGCTGAAAATCTTCCCGAAATCATTATTAATCGCGATCAGGAATTTCGGGGGAATTTCCTACGATCCTCCACAACTGGAATGTCTGGAATGCCTGGAATAATCCTCAAGGAGCTACACTGCCTTCCAGGGAGATTTTTTCGCgccaaaatcaatttgaaatctTCAATGCAAATTCCAACGATCGTCGGAGCTACATCGAATTGTGCGCTGAAGCAAAACGGGGAGATCGTTAGAATTGAAATCCCATCAGGAAGCTTCCAGGAATGTGGTGTATCCCTTTGCGGGGATCGGGATTTATGTTTGAGATTGCGATTTCCCACTGTTGTGGGTCTGAAGACAGCCTCGGATCATTTAGTGACCCTAAAGTGTCACCCACAGCAACCCTTAGTTATTCAGGATCATGTCCTGAGGGTCCTAGCCATTGACAATCCTTCTGATGCAAGAAGAATTTCAGCTGTGCTCGAAGGAGGTACCCAGCAACCCTTTCGAAGTCAAATAGCACTCTTTAGACGACACAGCGATGGAACATTCACGGAACCCCTAGCCCAGGGAGCTGAAGTCTTCCTGGGAGAGGATTTAATGCTCCGAGCTCAGGTTAAGCCGCAAGATG GATGGAATTTAACTGGAATGTCAGACATTTTTCTAGCAAGGACATCAAAATCTGGAGAAGTTCTGAACTCCGCCATTTTGGTAACACGCGAGGGATGCGTTAATCCAACCATGAGAGCCATCTGTCCGGAAGAACCCTCTTTTGATCCTCCTCTTGGTCAGAAGTTCCTCTTCAAAGCAGCCACCTTCCCAGAAATGCTTCCTGATGAGGAAATTGTCCTCAATGTGAGAGTTTTTGGGTGTCTTAATCGTTTGGATTGCGTTTCA AGAAGATGTCATTCCAGGACAGGTTCCAGGGCGAAAAGGAACCTCAAGAATCTACAATATGAAATATCGAGAATATCCTTCAGGGTAGTTCTTCCTGAAGAACTAAAGATCCATGAGCAGACTGATGGAAGCTTGGATAGAAAGAAGCTTTTCAGGAAGTCTGGAGGACACCTTACCGCAATATTTAGCCTAGGAGTAGTTGCAATCTTTTGTTTAGGATGTACCATTCTTCTTGGAGTTTTGTGgaggaaattcaatcaaatataTTGA